One region of Streptomyces rishiriensis genomic DNA includes:
- a CDS encoding GNAT family N-acetyltransferase — MEPEPVTLTTPRLVLRPLDPRDADAVYTAAQDPDIQRWTTIPSPYLPEHARSFTELLAPEGWASGSMFTFGVFLPDGALTGVLSLTMRSPGTAEVGFWTAKEHRGHGYTTEATLTAARWAFTTLPVDRVQWQAEIGNTASRAVAENAGFTLEGTLRSAIANKGVRRDCWIASLLPSDLGLPSTAPYIPAPDSPPSGPDNPPGGTDSPPMDTGSPSGV; from the coding sequence ATGGAGCCCGAGCCCGTCACCCTCACCACCCCCCGCCTCGTCCTGCGCCCCCTCGACCCGCGGGACGCCGACGCCGTGTACACCGCCGCCCAGGACCCCGACATCCAGCGCTGGACCACGATCCCCTCCCCCTACCTCCCCGAGCACGCCCGCAGCTTCACCGAGCTGCTCGCTCCGGAGGGCTGGGCGAGCGGCTCCATGTTCACCTTCGGCGTCTTCCTCCCCGACGGAGCCCTCACCGGCGTACTCAGCCTCACCATGCGCTCCCCGGGCACGGCCGAGGTCGGTTTCTGGACGGCCAAGGAACACCGCGGCCACGGTTACACCACCGAGGCCACCCTCACCGCGGCCCGCTGGGCCTTCACCACGCTCCCCGTCGACCGCGTCCAATGGCAGGCTGAGATCGGCAACACCGCCTCCCGCGCGGTCGCCGAGAACGCCGGCTTCACCCTGGAGGGCACCCTCCGCTCGGCCATCGCCAACAAGGGTGTACGACGCGACTGCTGGATCGCCTCCCTGCTCCCGTCGGACCTGGGACTGCCGTCGACCGCCCCCTACATTCCGGCACCCGACAGCCCACCGAGCGGCCCGGACAACCCGCCGGGAGGCACGGACAGCCCGCCCATGGATACAGGCAGCCCGTCCGGCGTCTGA
- a CDS encoding winged helix-turn-helix domain-containing protein, translating into MTTPRPDTALSADEARRIALRAQGFLGTPDRRAGVRGVLRHLGAVQLDTISVLARSHELIPYARLGAVGRDTVEDAYWKPGSAGTPATRPHAFEYWSHAACILPIEEWPHFAFRRRAYRARPHWNHALPDGTYDQVVKQLRTEGPLTATELGGAKKTSEWWDWSGTKVAVERALMYGEVVCVERRGWKRVYDLAERAVPADLLHDELDDTECLRRLVRLAGQSLGVGTRADIADYHRLKGEQVDTVIADSGLVPVTVEGWSKPAWADPSALETPPRGRHRTTLLSPFDSLIWERTRTERIFGFTHRLEAYVPKPKRIHGYFAMPVLAGGRLVGRVDPAREGRTLIARQITLDGPKAVPAVAQALLEAATWVDCTNVRVERVDAPDLREPLVSELTRALA; encoded by the coding sequence ATGACGACCCCGCGCCCCGACACCGCCCTCTCGGCAGACGAAGCCCGCCGCATCGCCCTGCGCGCGCAAGGCTTCCTCGGCACGCCCGACCGAAGGGCCGGCGTGCGCGGCGTCCTCCGGCACCTCGGCGCGGTCCAGCTCGACACCATCTCGGTCCTGGCCCGCTCCCACGAGCTGATCCCCTACGCCCGACTCGGAGCCGTGGGCCGCGACACGGTCGAGGACGCGTACTGGAAGCCCGGGTCCGCGGGCACGCCCGCGACCCGACCGCACGCCTTCGAGTACTGGTCCCACGCCGCCTGCATCCTCCCCATCGAGGAATGGCCCCACTTCGCCTTCCGCCGCCGCGCCTACCGGGCCCGCCCGCACTGGAACCACGCGCTCCCGGACGGCACGTACGACCAGGTCGTCAAGCAACTCCGCACCGAAGGCCCGCTGACCGCGACCGAGTTGGGCGGCGCGAAGAAGACCAGCGAGTGGTGGGACTGGTCCGGCACCAAGGTCGCCGTGGAGCGCGCGCTCATGTACGGCGAGGTGGTCTGCGTGGAGCGCCGCGGCTGGAAGCGCGTGTACGACCTCGCCGAGCGCGCCGTCCCCGCCGACCTGCTGCACGACGAGCTGGACGACACCGAGTGCCTGCGCCGTCTCGTCCGCCTGGCCGGCCAGTCGCTCGGCGTCGGCACCCGCGCGGACATCGCCGACTACCACCGTCTCAAGGGCGAGCAGGTCGACACCGTGATCGCCGACTCCGGTCTGGTCCCGGTCACGGTCGAGGGCTGGTCCAAGCCCGCCTGGGCCGACCCGTCGGCACTGGAAACACCCCCGCGCGGCCGCCACCGCACCACGCTGCTGTCCCCCTTCGACTCCCTGATCTGGGAGCGTACGCGCACCGAGCGGATCTTCGGCTTCACCCACCGCCTGGAGGCCTACGTCCCCAAGCCGAAGCGGATCCACGGCTACTTCGCGATGCCGGTCCTGGCCGGCGGACGGCTCGTCGGCCGCGTGGACCCGGCCCGCGAGGGCCGCACCCTGATCGCCCGACAGATCACCCTGGACGGCCCGAAGGCGGTCCCGGCGGTGGCGCAGGCCCTGCTCGAGGCAGCGACCTGGGTGGACTGCACAAACGTGCGCGTGGAGCGCGTGGACGCTCCGGACCTGCGCGAGCCTCTCGTCAGCGAGCTCACCCGCGCACTGGCCTGA